The following proteins are encoded in a genomic region of Alistipes shahii WAL 8301:
- a CDS encoding DUF3871 family protein has protein sequence METALRLHPVRQEIIPLPTQHPLTITQPLRTDKTTPFIEANTKEVSLRHLQSDCVVPVFSKDNEVTISHPAFVETVHEAAQQFFRGEAIDSPEIRVSHIIKGRIPEAIHKPVNQLLETDKTIYYERMMFCFEIPTIHEDIDGNPLKLTVGGVRAYNHENLYNKKSAEKFKVFVGFQNMVCCNMCVSTDGYKSEIKVMNTQALFQAVMELFQLYNPEKHTRQMQTLVNSSMTEHQFAQLLGKSRLYQCLPQEDKKRLPQLLMTDTQINLVARAYYQDEAFGVDAQSREISMWKVYNLLTGANKSSYIDNFLDRALNASQLAEGINKALYGESEYRWFVE, from the coding sequence ATGGAAACAGCGCTCCGACTCCATCCCGTTAGGCAAGAGATCATTCCTCTGCCGACACAACATCCTCTTACCATTACACAGCCGCTCAGGACGGATAAAACCACACCCTTTATAGAGGCCAATACTAAAGAGGTTTCACTCCGCCACCTGCAAAGTGATTGTGTGGTCCCGGTTTTCTCCAAAGACAACGAGGTAACCATTTCACACCCTGCCTTTGTGGAGACAGTCCATGAGGCGGCCCAGCAGTTCTTCCGGGGAGAGGCCATCGACAGCCCCGAAATAAGGGTAAGCCATATCATCAAGGGCAGAATCCCCGAGGCTATCCATAAACCCGTGAACCAGCTTTTGGAGACAGACAAGACCATCTACTATGAGCGGATGATGTTCTGCTTTGAAATCCCCACTATCCACGAGGACATCGACGGAAACCCCTTAAAGCTGACAGTAGGAGGGGTAAGGGCCTACAACCATGAAAACCTCTACAACAAAAAATCTGCGGAGAAATTCAAGGTCTTTGTGGGCTTTCAGAACATGGTCTGCTGCAATATGTGTGTCTCCACGGACGGCTATAAGAGCGAGATCAAGGTGATGAATACACAGGCCCTCTTTCAGGCTGTCATGGAGTTGTTTCAGCTCTATAACCCCGAGAAACACACAAGGCAGATGCAAACCCTTGTGAACTCTTCCATGACAGAACATCAGTTCGCTCAGCTCTTGGGAAAGTCACGGCTTTATCAATGCCTGCCCCAGGAGGATAAAAAGAGACTGCCCCAACTGCTGATGACCGACACCCAAATCAATCTGGTGGCAAGGGCTTACTACCAAGACGAGGCTTTCGGGGTGGATGCACAGAGCAGAGAGATTTCCATGTGGAAGGTCTACAACCTACTTACAGGGGCCAATAAGTCCTCTTACATCGACAATTTTCTGGACAGGGCACTCAATGCCTCGCAACTTGCTGAGGGTATCAACAAGGCTCTGTATGGAGAGAGTGAGTACAGGTGGTTTGTGGAGTAA
- a CDS encoding Hsp20/alpha crystallin family protein yields the protein MVPVRRNQNWLPSIFNDFLGNDWLAERHNTTAPAVNIIEDENEYKVEVAAPGMTKEDFKVHINEDNELIVTMEKKAEQKEEDKKKGTYLRREFSYTKFQQSLLLPDNVVREKIAAKVENGVMTIEIPKKKETEAAVAARQIEVR from the coding sequence ATGGTACCTGTAAGACGTAATCAGAACTGGCTGCCGAGCATTTTCAACGATTTTCTGGGCAACGACTGGCTTGCCGAACGCCACAACACCACGGCTCCGGCCGTCAACATCATCGAGGACGAGAACGAATACAAGGTGGAAGTCGCCGCCCCGGGTATGACCAAGGAGGATTTCAAGGTGCATATCAACGAGGATAACGAGCTGATCGTCACGATGGAGAAAAAGGCCGAGCAGAAGGAGGAGGACAAGAAGAAGGGCACGTATCTGCGCCGCGAGTTTTCCTACACGAAATTCCAGCAGAGCCTGCTGTTGCCCGACAACGTCGTGCGCGAGAAGATCGCGGCCAAGGTCGAGAACGGGGTGATGACCATCGAGATTCCCAAGAAGAAAGAGACGGAAGCCGCCGTTGCGGCCCGCCAGATCGAGGTCAGATAG
- a CDS encoding 4Fe-4S dicluster domain-containing protein, whose product MKPETVCTVVFSPTGTSKKIAETVARSIASDAGTEAAALKTIDLTHAAAHSAALSAGAVAVIAAPVYGGHVAPTAAKRLETLRGSGTPAVVIAVYGNRAFEKAAAELVALAARQGFVPVAAAAFVGEHSYSTPETPVAAGRPDAQDLARAAEFGAAVRKKLAAGTPAPVDAAKLKDVHTPLVPMLRFIRFVVGYRRRQKKNPVVYLPACDADRCTHCGRCAAICPTQAIARGDEAHTDPARCIRCCACVKGCPVGARSFHTPFAAALARSFTRRKQPVTIL is encoded by the coding sequence ATGAAACCGGAAACCGTCTGCACCGTCGTCTTCTCGCCGACGGGCACTTCGAAAAAAATCGCCGAGACCGTAGCCCGGAGCATCGCCTCCGACGCCGGGACCGAAGCCGCCGCCCTGAAAACCATCGACCTGACGCACGCCGCGGCACACTCCGCCGCACTGTCGGCCGGCGCCGTGGCGGTCATCGCCGCCCCCGTCTACGGGGGACATGTGGCCCCGACGGCCGCAAAAAGGCTGGAAACGCTCCGCGGCTCGGGAACGCCCGCCGTGGTGATCGCGGTCTACGGCAACCGGGCCTTCGAAAAGGCCGCCGCGGAGCTGGTCGCGCTCGCCGCCCGGCAGGGATTCGTCCCCGTGGCCGCAGCAGCATTCGTCGGCGAGCACTCGTACAGCACCCCCGAAACCCCCGTCGCCGCAGGACGCCCCGACGCGCAGGACCTCGCCCGGGCCGCGGAGTTCGGCGCCGCGGTGCGCAAAAAACTCGCGGCGGGAACGCCTGCCCCGGTCGACGCCGCAAAACTGAAGGACGTGCACACGCCGCTCGTGCCGATGCTGCGCTTCATCCGTTTCGTCGTGGGCTACCGCCGCCGGCAGAAGAAAAACCCGGTCGTCTACCTGCCCGCATGCGATGCCGACCGCTGCACCCATTGCGGCCGCTGCGCCGCGATCTGCCCGACGCAGGCCATCGCGCGGGGCGACGAGGCGCACACCGACCCTGCGCGCTGTATCCGCTGCTGCGCCTGCGTCAAGGGTTGTCCGGTCGGAGCACGGAGTTTCCACACCCCCTTCGCCGCAGCCCTCGCACGCAGCTTCACCCGGCGCAAACAACCCGTAACGATCTTATAA
- a CDS encoding nitroreductase family protein, which yields MKTKLIACAALLMAACCGSPSARKAAATKTEVKHGPEIVLAAPDTVGGTSVNEALANRRSWREYAAAPLTLEELSGVVWAAAGINRPGTDRLTAPSALALYPVRVYAFFAEGVYRYDARAHKLVRVLEGDRRKLTGMQDFVFAAPLNLVYLADRTVYEGRNIPAEHVRYLCGQDAAGYAENVNLYTAGHGLRSITRGSVPEAELLAALGLEPARWFVALAQTVGK from the coding sequence ATGAAAACGAAACTGATTGCCTGTGCGGCGCTGCTGATGGCGGCATGCTGCGGAAGTCCGTCGGCCCGAAAGGCCGCGGCGACGAAAACCGAAGTGAAACACGGCCCGGAGATCGTTCTCGCGGCCCCCGACACCGTGGGTGGGACGAGTGTGAACGAGGCGCTGGCCAACCGCCGCTCGTGGCGCGAATATGCGGCCGCGCCGCTGACGCTCGAAGAGCTTTCGGGCGTGGTGTGGGCCGCCGCCGGCATCAACCGCCCCGGCACGGACCGCCTGACGGCTCCTTCGGCGCTGGCGCTCTATCCGGTGCGTGTCTATGCGTTTTTCGCCGAGGGCGTCTATCGCTACGACGCCCGGGCGCATAAGCTGGTGCGCGTGCTGGAGGGCGACCGCCGCAAACTGACCGGGATGCAGGACTTCGTCTTCGCCGCGCCGCTGAATCTGGTTTATCTGGCGGACCGGACGGTATACGAGGGCCGGAATATCCCGGCGGAGCATGTCCGCTACCTCTGCGGGCAGGATGCCGCGGGCTATGCCGAGAATGTCAACCTCTACACGGCGGGGCACGGCCTGCGCTCGATCACGCGCGGCAGCGTTCCCGAGGCGGAACTGCTGGCGGCCCTCGGGCTGGAGCCGGCGCGCTGGTTCGTGGCGTTGGCGCAGACCGTCGGCAAATAG
- a CDS encoding GNAT family N-acetyltransferase, producing MDNELIFRQAQSCETDRIMQIIRQAQARMHAAGSRQWQDGYPAPGHISADIGRNRGYVLCKPGVEGPLSVIAYGAVVFDGEPAYDAIDGQWLTDEPYVLVHRIAVVDGERGRGVAAEFLHRVETLAQERGVKAFRIDTNFDNQTMLRLLERTGFTYCGKVVYRSGERLAYEKRI from the coding sequence ATGGACAACGAATTGATTTTCCGGCAGGCACAGTCCTGCGAAACGGACCGCATCATGCAGATCATCCGCCAGGCACAGGCCCGGATGCACGCGGCAGGCAGCCGCCAGTGGCAGGACGGCTATCCCGCCCCGGGACATATCTCGGCAGACATCGGCCGCAACCGCGGATATGTATTGTGCAAACCCGGCGTGGAAGGCCCGCTTTCAGTGATCGCCTACGGCGCAGTGGTGTTCGACGGCGAACCGGCCTACGACGCCATCGACGGACAATGGCTCACCGACGAGCCGTACGTGCTGGTGCACCGCATAGCGGTCGTCGACGGGGAACGGGGCCGCGGCGTGGCGGCGGAATTCCTGCACCGTGTGGAGACACTCGCACAGGAACGCGGCGTCAAAGCCTTTCGCATCGACACCAACTTCGACAACCAGACCATGCTGCGGCTGCTCGAACGCACGGGATTCACCTATTGCGGGAAAGTCGTCTACCGGAGCGGCGAACGGCTGGCTTACGAAAAACGAATCTGA
- a CDS encoding PL29 family lyase N-terminal domain-containing protein, translated as MKTKLHYIIMLFCLIVSAGCSDDYDDSKLWDSINGLENRVAKLEELCKQMNTNISSLQEIVTALQKNESIKSVATLPDGSGYLITFSSGKTITIYHGNNGEDGKDGYNGTDGVTPTISVRKDTDGIYYWTVNNDWLLVDGKKVKAEGTDGIDGEPGKDGEDGTNGKDGITPQFKITDGYWYISYDNELSWTKLGKATGDSGLNGSDGDNFFKGVSIEDGYVCFTLNDTDSTVIKLPFVSESELTVEVKEPGTLNSLLTLEQKRSLINIKVIGEINKADIRTIDNMNMIEIVDLSNAIYSEGTSIYTMFNLNPMDEPANGNKTLRKFISFKNVKSYESSFSGCRNLEELIITADSCGYGLSLKLRYCYNRKTIKFLEGITYIPSQSCDFPQIILPKSTQKVSKYAFSYNNMYGGDIMDIDTVICLATIPPKIWGDSSGNNYEANSFYQYTVDNITLKVPKESLNNYKIAAGWKDFKTILPLEE; from the coding sequence ATGAAAACCAAATTACACTATATTATCATGCTGTTCTGCCTTATAGTAAGTGCAGGATGTAGCGATGATTATGATGATTCCAAATTGTGGGATAGCATCAATGGGTTGGAAAATCGGGTGGCCAAACTCGAAGAACTATGCAAACAGATGAATACCAATATTTCCTCGTTGCAGGAAATTGTTACGGCTTTGCAAAAAAACGAATCTATTAAAAGTGTAGCGACACTACCCGATGGGAGTGGTTATCTGATTACCTTTTCTTCCGGAAAGACAATAACCATTTATCACGGTAATAATGGTGAGGATGGAAAAGATGGGTACAATGGTACAGATGGAGTTACACCGACTATTAGTGTTAGAAAAGACACCGATGGTATCTATTATTGGACAGTCAATAATGATTGGCTTTTAGTCGATGGAAAGAAAGTCAAGGCAGAAGGTACTGATGGTATAGATGGAGAGCCGGGTAAGGATGGAGAAGATGGGACTAATGGTAAAGACGGCATCACTCCTCAATTTAAGATAACTGATGGGTATTGGTATATTTCTTATGATAACGAATTATCTTGGACGAAACTTGGCAAAGCGACGGGAGATAGTGGGTTGAATGGATCAGATGGAGATAATTTTTTCAAAGGTGTATCTATTGAGGACGGTTATGTCTGCTTTACTCTGAATGATACGGATTCGACGGTGATTAAACTCCCGTTTGTATCGGAGAGTGAACTTACCGTAGAAGTTAAAGAACCGGGAACGCTAAATTCTTTACTTACATTGGAACAAAAGCGATCTCTGATCAATATTAAAGTCATAGGAGAAATAAATAAGGCGGATATTCGTACTATTGATAATATGAATATGATAGAAATTGTTGATTTATCTAATGCTATATATTCAGAGGGTACATCTATCTATACTATGTTTAATCTAAATCCAATGGATGAACCTGCCAATGGTAATAAAACTCTTCGTAAATTTATTTCATTTAAAAATGTTAAATCTTATGAGTCTTCATTCAGTGGATGCCGAAATTTGGAAGAATTAATAATAACCGCAGATAGCTGTGGTTATGGGTTGTCGCTAAAACTAAGATATTGCTATAACAGAAAAACTATTAAATTTTTAGAAGGCATTACATATATACCATCCCAATCGTGCGATTTCCCACAAATTATTTTACCTAAGTCAACGCAAAAGGTTTCAAAGTATGCTTTTTCTTACAATAATATGTATGGCGGTGATATAATGGATATTGATACGGTAATTTGTTTGGCGACAATTCCTCCCAAAATATGGGGAGATAGCTCTGGTAATAATTATGAGGCTAATTCATTTTATCAATATACCGTGGACAATATCACTTTAAAGGTACCCAAAGAGAGCTTAAATAATTACAAGATTGCTGCTGGTTGGAAAGATTTTAAAACAATATTACCACTCGAAGAATGA
- a CDS encoding HRDC domain-containing protein yields MRIKTFEIRVDPAFREHDERTVNEFLSAVRVPRLHCRCLRSRSAWMLLVIFNEETADEPAMRAALAGRHLPAGAELTPGECERFEALRVWRDRRAAEMGCKPFVIASNRDLLNVARSGAASPADLLSIAGFGSRRAERYGEEIAAVLGSVAEADFD; encoded by the coding sequence ATGAGGATCAAAACTTTTGAAATCCGCGTCGACCCGGCTTTCCGGGAACACGACGAGCGGACGGTGAACGAATTCCTTTCGGCCGTCCGCGTGCCGCGTCTGCACTGCAGATGCCTGCGCAGCCGCAGTGCGTGGATGCTGCTTGTCATTTTCAACGAGGAGACCGCCGACGAACCCGCGATGCGCGCCGCGCTGGCCGGCAGGCACCTCCCCGCGGGGGCGGAACTCACGCCCGGGGAGTGCGAACGCTTCGAGGCGCTCCGCGTGTGGCGCGACCGGCGTGCGGCCGAAATGGGCTGCAAGCCCTTTGTCATCGCCTCGAACCGCGACCTGCTCAACGTGGCCCGGAGCGGAGCCGCCTCGCCTGCCGACCTGCTTTCGATCGCGGGATTCGGTTCCCGCAGAGCCGAACGCTACGGCGAGGAGATCGCTGCCGTGCTCGGTTCGGTCGCAGAGGCGGATTTCGACTGA
- a CDS encoding Fic family protein, producing MNDKLQQIDTLLGELNQYRANENYRITEALEIEYTYDSNRIEGNTLTLHETDMVVNKGITIAGKGLKEHLEAINHKEAIDFIKDIAQKKEPISERVLLDIHAIVLHSIDKDNAGKYRRVPVIISGSKHIPPQPYLLQPKMDELFQWYEANKDSMHPVVLAAQMHEKLVSVHPFIDGNGRTARLLMNLILMQHGYPIANIKGDNETRRRYYETLEEASSGDNSAFVEFIEDVVIQSLTYYLKIIRG from the coding sequence ATGAATGACAAGTTGCAACAGATCGACACCCTTTTAGGTGAATTGAATCAATACCGTGCCAATGAAAATTACCGCATCACAGAGGCTTTGGAGATTGAATACACCTATGACAGCAACCGCATCGAGGGAAATACCCTGACCCTCCATGAAACGGATATGGTGGTCAACAAAGGTATTACCATTGCAGGCAAAGGGCTGAAGGAGCATTTGGAAGCTATCAACCATAAAGAGGCCATTGATTTTATCAAGGACATAGCCCAAAAGAAAGAGCCGATCTCGGAACGTGTGCTGTTGGATATTCATGCCATTGTCCTGCACAGCATAGACAAAGACAATGCAGGAAAATACCGCCGTGTACCTGTCATTATCAGCGGCAGCAAGCATATTCCTCCCCAGCCTTACCTGTTACAGCCCAAAATGGATGAGTTGTTTCAATGGTACGAGGCAAACAAGGATTCCATGCACCCGGTTGTATTGGCGGCTCAGATGCACGAGAAACTGGTGTCTGTCCATCCCTTTATTGACGGGAATGGCAGGACAGCCCGTCTGTTGATGAATCTGATATTGATGCAACACGGTTATCCCATAGCCAATATCAAGGGGGACAATGAGACGAGGCGACGCTACTATGAGACTTTGGAGGAGGCATCCTCGGGAGATAACTCGGCCTTTGTGGAGTTTATCGAAGATGTGGTAATTCAGAGTCTGACGTACTACCTGAAAATCATCCGGGGATAA
- a CDS encoding serine dehydratase subunit alpha family protein, whose amino-acid sequence MLSQAERNQIIDLINREVVPAIGCTEPIAVALCTARAAETLGGEPEKITVRLSANILKNAMGVGIPGTGMIGLPIAVALGALVGRSEYQLEVLRDVTPEAVERGRRMIDGRRIAICLKKDVDEKLYIEAEAEAAGHRAVAVIAGGHTSFVFVSRDGETLLDRRTPAAGGGEEEDVPLTLARVWDFAMTSPLDELRFILETSRLNKAAAERSFAGEFGHCVGRTLCCDRERKVMGDSIFTRILSYTSAACDARMAGAMIPVMSNSGSGNQGIAATLPVVVYAEETHASEEQMIRALTLSHLTVIYIKQSLGRLSALCGCVVAATGSSCGITYLMGGGYGQAAAAVKNMIANLTGMICDGAKPSCAMKLTSGVSTAVLSAMMAMDGHCVTPVEGIIEEDVDKCIRNLTAIGRDGMNETDSLVLRIMTNKC is encoded by the coding sequence ATGCTATCTCAAGCCGAACGCAACCAAATCATAGACCTCATCAACCGGGAGGTGGTCCCCGCCATCGGGTGCACCGAACCGATCGCCGTGGCATTGTGCACGGCCCGTGCCGCCGAAACGCTGGGCGGGGAACCCGAAAAAATCACGGTGCGCCTGAGCGCCAATATCCTCAAGAACGCCATGGGCGTCGGAATCCCCGGCACGGGGATGATCGGACTGCCGATCGCCGTAGCCCTCGGGGCGCTGGTGGGGCGTTCGGAATATCAGCTGGAGGTGCTGCGCGACGTGACGCCCGAAGCCGTCGAACGCGGTCGCCGCATGATCGACGGGCGGCGCATCGCGATCTGCCTGAAAAAGGACGTCGATGAAAAACTCTATATCGAGGCGGAGGCCGAAGCCGCCGGCCACAGGGCCGTGGCGGTCATCGCCGGGGGACATACCTCCTTCGTCTTCGTCAGCCGCGACGGCGAGACGCTGCTCGACAGGCGGACCCCGGCGGCGGGCGGCGGGGAGGAGGAGGACGTGCCCCTGACCCTCGCGCGCGTATGGGATTTCGCCATGACCTCGCCGCTGGACGAACTGCGCTTCATCCTCGAAACCAGCCGCCTGAACAAGGCCGCCGCCGAACGCTCCTTCGCGGGCGAGTTCGGTCACTGCGTGGGCCGCACGCTGTGCTGCGACCGCGAACGGAAGGTGATGGGCGACAGCATCTTCACACGGATACTCTCCTACACCTCCGCCGCCTGCGACGCCCGCATGGCCGGGGCGATGATCCCCGTGATGAGCAACTCGGGAAGCGGCAACCAGGGCATCGCCGCGACGCTGCCCGTGGTGGTCTACGCCGAGGAGACGCACGCCTCGGAGGAGCAGATGATCCGGGCGCTGACGTTGAGCCACCTCACGGTCATCTACATCAAGCAGAGCCTGGGACGTCTGTCGGCGCTGTGCGGCTGCGTGGTGGCGGCCACGGGATCGAGCTGCGGCATCACCTACCTGATGGGCGGCGGCTACGGCCAGGCGGCCGCGGCCGTGAAGAACATGATCGCCAACCTGACGGGCATGATCTGCGACGGAGCCAAGCCCAGTTGTGCGATGAAGCTCACGAGCGGCGTCTCGACGGCCGTGCTGTCGGCCATGATGGCCATGGACGGCCATTGCGTCACCCCGGTCGAGGGCATCATCGAGGAAGATGTGGACAAATGTATCCGCAACCTCACCGCCATCGGCCGCGACGGCATGAACGAGACCGACAGCCTCGTACTCCGGATTATGACCAATAAATGCTGA
- a CDS encoding histidine-type phosphatase — MLTMKYLTLKTRLLALLLLAATCAAAQPTPAQLAARPELTASIYHSYEYLPGPAAPVPDGYEPFYISHYGRHGSRYHSKEEAYAEPLAALRKADKAGALTPKGREVLAKVETLAADACKRYGDLSPRGVQEHRGIAERMFAAYPGVFSTDGGRVCRIESRSTQVPRCILSMAAFNERLKELNPAIRATRDASARDLCYLANGPSLKASRGVASAVADSLTRVRVNPDRFVKSLVTDPGCIDEPLDLMEDLFMLAAITQDVSHLGIESFYEIFTREELYALWECENVRRYLIMGPSARFGDPLVADARPLLRNIVETADRVVAGESDLSASLRFGHDTYVVPLLALLRAEGAYARVESLDDVAAAWNAHTVTPMGTNVQFIFFRNPETGDVRVRVLHNERDANLPLAGGPYYPWKELKRYCEALYGAEN; from the coding sequence ATGCTGACTATGAAATATCTTACACTGAAAACCCGTCTGCTGGCCCTGCTGCTGCTGGCCGCGACCTGCGCCGCTGCGCAGCCCACCCCTGCCCAACTGGCCGCCCGTCCCGAACTCACCGCGAGCATCTACCACTCCTACGAGTACCTGCCCGGTCCTGCCGCACCGGTTCCCGACGGCTACGAGCCGTTCTACATCAGCCACTACGGCCGTCACGGAAGCCGCTACCACTCGAAAGAGGAGGCTTATGCCGAGCCGCTCGCCGCGCTGCGCAAAGCCGACAAGGCCGGGGCGTTGACCCCCAAGGGCCGCGAGGTGCTGGCCAAGGTCGAGACGCTGGCCGCCGATGCCTGCAAACGCTACGGCGACCTTTCGCCCCGCGGCGTACAGGAACACCGCGGCATCGCCGAGCGGATGTTCGCCGCCTATCCCGGGGTTTTCTCGACCGACGGGGGCCGCGTGTGCCGTATCGAGAGCCGCTCGACGCAGGTTCCGCGCTGTATCTTGAGCATGGCGGCTTTCAACGAACGTCTCAAGGAGCTGAATCCCGCGATCCGCGCCACGCGCGATGCGAGCGCCCGCGATCTTTGTTATCTGGCCAACGGACCCTCGCTCAAGGCGAGCCGCGGGGTCGCTTCGGCGGTCGCGGACAGCCTGACCCGCGTGCGTGTGAACCCCGACCGGTTCGTGAAGTCGCTCGTCACCGACCCCGGGTGCATCGACGAGCCGCTGGATCTGATGGAGGATCTTTTCATGCTGGCCGCCATCACGCAGGACGTCAGCCATCTGGGCATCGAGTCGTTCTATGAAATCTTCACCAGAGAGGAACTCTATGCGCTCTGGGAGTGCGAGAACGTCCGCCGTTACCTGATCATGGGACCTTCGGCCCGCTTCGGCGATCCGCTCGTCGCCGATGCCAGGCCGCTGCTGCGCAATATCGTCGAGACGGCCGACCGCGTCGTTGCGGGGGAATCGGACCTTTCGGCCTCGCTGCGGTTCGGTCACGACACCTATGTGGTTCCGCTGCTGGCCCTGCTGCGCGCCGAGGGAGCCTATGCCCGCGTGGAGTCGCTCGACGACGTAGCTGCGGCGTGGAACGCCCATACGGTGACGCCGATGGGAACCAACGTCCAGTTCATCTTCTTCCGCAATCCCGAAACGGGGGACGTGCGCGTCCGCGTGCTGCATAATGAGCGCGACGCCAATCTGCCCCTCGCCGGAGGCCCTTACTATCCGTGGAAAGAGCTGAAGAGATACTGTGAAGCGTTGTACGGAGCGGAAAACTGA
- a CDS encoding NUDIX hydrolase, translated as MENPKNRKWKVLTSEYLARKPWFTVRHESLELPDGRRIPDYYVFEYPDWINVTAVTRDGRFVLIDQYRHGLGETSYEIPAGVTEPSDASPLDAAQRELMEETGYGGGQWRLLTTLSANPATQNNLTYCYLATGVEPLGEQRLDPTEDLRVHLLTREEVLELLRTDRIRQALMAAPLWRYFGEGNE; from the coding sequence ATGGAAAATCCGAAAAACCGCAAATGGAAAGTCCTCACGAGCGAATATCTCGCCCGCAAACCGTGGTTCACCGTGCGCCACGAAAGCCTCGAACTGCCCGACGGACGCCGCATTCCGGATTACTATGTGTTCGAATATCCCGACTGGATCAACGTCACGGCCGTCACCCGCGACGGACGGTTCGTGCTGATCGACCAGTACCGCCACGGGCTGGGCGAAACCTCGTATGAAATTCCGGCCGGCGTCACCGAGCCGTCGGACGCCTCGCCGCTCGACGCCGCGCAGCGCGAACTGATGGAAGAGACGGGCTACGGCGGCGGCCAGTGGCGTCTGCTGACGACCCTCTCGGCCAACCCCGCCACACAGAACAACCTCACCTACTGCTACCTCGCCACGGGCGTCGAACCGCTCGGCGAACAGCGTCTCGACCCGACGGAGGACCTGCGCGTGCACCTCTTGACGCGCGAAGAGGTGCTGGAGCTGCTCCGCACCGACCGTATCCGGCAGGCCCTGATGGCCGCGCCGCTGTGGCGTTATTTCGGAGAAGGCAACGAGTAG
- a CDS encoding aspartyl protease family protein, producing the protein MIISLQVSIFKVGLPLLIVKAQAKNLCFLLDTGSNINVLDKRVAEFFQLSGGTAQQQQFGIDGELRTSNIVEFSFFLEEREYKADFSVMDLSSAFGKVEEESGIQIHGLLGCSFMEQQKWVLDFEKLCLSIP; encoded by the coding sequence ATGATTATTTCATTACAGGTTAGTATTTTCAAAGTGGGGTTACCCCTCCTCATAGTAAAAGCACAGGCCAAGAACCTGTGCTTTTTACTTGATACGGGGAGTAACATCAATGTCCTTGATAAAAGAGTAGCTGAGTTCTTTCAGCTTTCGGGTGGAACGGCCCAACAGCAACAATTCGGGATAGATGGAGAACTCAGAACCTCAAACATTGTAGAGTTTTCTTTCTTTTTGGAAGAACGGGAGTACAAAGCAGATTTCTCGGTGATGGATTTATCCTCGGCTTTTGGAAAAGTGGAGGAGGAATCGGGCATACAGATTCACGGTCTGTTGGGATGTTCTTTCATGGAACAGCAGAAATGGGTGCTCGACTTTGAAAAATTGTGTTTGTCCATCCCTTAA
- a CDS encoding helix-turn-helix domain-containing protein, translated as MKRQRRNEILVKQVVDRLKTVRRERGLTQENVRFDTDLNIGRIESGRHSISLTTLADLCDYYNVPLEDFFKKIVTR; from the coding sequence ATGAAACGGCAGCGGCGTAATGAGATTCTGGTGAAACAAGTCGTGGATCGGCTGAAAACAGTCCGCCGGGAAAGAGGCCTTACTCAAGAAAATGTCCGGTTCGACACCGACCTGAACATCGGGCGGATCGAAAGCGGAAGGCATAGCATTTCACTGACGACGCTGGCTGATTTGTGCGATTATTACAATGTTCCTCTGGAGGATTTCTTCAAGAAGATAGTGACGCGCTGA
- a CDS encoding GNAT family N-acetyltransferase, translated as MSGRSTEFPHPLRRSPRTQLHPAQTTRNDLIIRVERLASPTAHELDALTDLWERSVRAPHDFLAPEDIPFFRRMVRQEALPAAEIYVIRDSGNGFAAFAGIGADRLEMLFVAPSARGKGLGRELVEHVAVHCGVRRVDVNEQNAQAAGFYARMGFRIVSRDALDPSGRPYPILHLER; from the coding sequence TTGTCCGGTCGGAGCACGGAGTTTCCACACCCCCTTCGCCGCAGCCCTCGCACGCAGCTTCACCCGGCGCAAACAACCCGTAACGATCTTATAATCAGGGTCGAGCGTCTCGCATCTCCGACTGCGCACGAACTCGACGCACTTACCGATCTGTGGGAGAGGTCGGTACGCGCCCCGCACGACTTTCTGGCTCCGGAGGACATCCCCTTTTTCCGCCGCATGGTGCGCCAGGAGGCGCTTCCGGCTGCGGAAATCTATGTCATAAGGGATTCCGGAAACGGATTCGCAGCCTTTGCGGGCATCGGAGCCGACCGGCTCGAAATGCTGTTCGTCGCGCCCTCCGCGCGCGGGAAAGGTCTGGGGCGCGAACTCGTGGAGCACGTCGCGGTCCATTGCGGAGTGCGACGCGTGGATGTGAACGAACAGAACGCGCAGGCCGCGGGATTCTACGCACGGATGGGTTTCCGCATCGTCTCGCGCGACGCCCTGGACCCGTCGGGTCGTCCCTACCCCATTCTCCACCTCGAACGCTGA